Proteins from a genomic interval of Desulfofustis limnaeus:
- a CDS encoding restriction endonuclease subunit S yields the protein MQQLLTGQIRLPGFDGAWEVKRLGDVFAFSGGLSASRDQLSDTGHCYLHYGDIHLSRKTYIDVEAEILDIPKLDVPLAEVSSSALLQDGDIVFVDASEDDEGTSKHLVVVNPEGRRYISGLHTIVAKSKGNGLANLFKRYCFQTRNIKEQFRFFAVGTKVSGISKTSIAKIELLYPLLLDEQTAIATILSDMDAELAALEARRDKTRALKQGMMQELLTGRIRLV from the coding sequence ATGCAGCAACTCCTCACCGGCCAGATCCGCCTGCCAGGGTTTGATGGAGCGTGGGAGGTGAAACGGTTGGGAGATGTGTTCGCTTTTAGTGGTGGGTTGTCAGCCTCGCGCGATCAGCTTTCGGATACTGGCCACTGTTATCTCCATTACGGCGACATCCATCTCTCCAGAAAAACCTATATCGATGTCGAAGCCGAGATTCTCGACATTCCGAAACTTGATGTTCCTTTGGCCGAAGTCAGTTCGTCAGCGCTTCTACAGGATGGAGACATCGTTTTCGTTGATGCTTCTGAGGACGACGAAGGTACTAGCAAGCATCTTGTCGTCGTGAATCCCGAAGGGCGCCGGTATATATCTGGACTGCACACCATTGTTGCCAAGAGCAAGGGTAACGGCCTTGCAAATCTGTTCAAACGCTACTGCTTCCAGACTCGCAACATCAAGGAGCAGTTTCGGTTCTTTGCCGTGGGAACAAAAGTCAGTGGAATCAGCAAGACCAGCATCGCCAAAATTGAGCTTCTCTATCCACTCTTACTGGACGAACAAACCGCCATCGCCACGATCCTCTCCGACATGGACGCCGAACTCGCCGCCCTCGAAGCCCGCCGCGACAAGACCCGCGCCCTCAAGCAGGGAATGATGCAGGAACTGCTGACCGGGAGGATTCGACTGGTATGA
- a CDS encoding ISNCY family transposase, translated as MRRKRNPQTTIFEVLGKHPGPRELEQMDAILATDHHLLDQAYADLLKKSRSDTGRQGMTAEQVVRCTLLKQFRELSYDDLAYYLADSHSFRSFVRLEPGHFPAKSTLQENIKALSEEAWLAIHQFLLAYAQQAKIENGRKIRLDSTAVQTDIHRPTDATLLWDGIRVITRWLFEGKELSPCPGYGCSDHRRVVKKRLLSIQNATKQETRQTAYRDMLHYAGRVIAYAEQAIPELADFGGDSIEDYTHARALAEKLSRAIDLLRRVMDQTERRVFKGEQVPASEKIVSLFETHTDILVKGRRETEFGHKVFLTGGASNLILDCLVERGNPADAERFLPLLKRHIERYGRPPRQSTADGGFASQANLAGAKAADVKDVVFAKKRGLSIVDMAKSTWVYRRLRNFRAGIEANISTLKRSYGLKRCNWSGWEGFKAYIWSAIVAYNLTVLARIQLATA; from the coding sequence ATGCGCAGAAAACGCAATCCACAAACCACGATCTTCGAGGTTCTTGGCAAACATCCCGGACCTCGTGAGCTGGAACAGATGGACGCCATCCTGGCAACCGACCACCATCTGCTTGACCAGGCCTATGCCGATCTGCTCAAGAAAAGCCGCTCCGATACCGGCCGCCAGGGCATGACTGCCGAACAGGTAGTCCGCTGCACGCTCCTCAAACAGTTCCGCGAACTCAGCTACGATGATCTGGCCTATTATCTGGCCGACTCCCATTCGTTTCGCAGCTTCGTCCGCCTTGAACCGGGACACTTTCCGGCCAAATCGACCCTGCAGGAAAATATCAAGGCCCTGAGCGAAGAGGCCTGGCTGGCGATTCACCAGTTTCTGCTCGCCTACGCCCAGCAGGCTAAGATCGAGAACGGCCGGAAGATCCGACTCGACTCCACCGCCGTCCAAACGGATATCCACCGGCCGACCGATGCGACGTTGCTCTGGGACGGGATCCGGGTCATCACCCGCTGGCTGTTTGAGGGCAAGGAACTCAGCCCCTGTCCCGGCTATGGGTGCAGCGATCATCGGCGGGTGGTGAAGAAGCGGTTGCTGTCCATCCAGAACGCTACCAAGCAGGAGACACGCCAGACGGCCTACCGGGATATGCTGCACTATGCCGGTCGCGTGATCGCTTATGCGGAGCAGGCGATCCCCGAGCTTGCCGACTTCGGCGGAGACTCGATTGAAGACTACACTCACGCCCGGGCGCTGGCCGAGAAACTGTCCCGTGCCATTGACCTGCTGCGGCGGGTGATGGACCAGACCGAGCGACGGGTGTTCAAAGGTGAACAGGTACCGGCGTCGGAGAAGATCGTGTCGCTGTTTGAGACGCACACCGACATCCTGGTCAAAGGACGGCGTGAGACGGAGTTTGGGCACAAGGTGTTCCTGACCGGCGGTGCGTCGAACCTGATTCTTGACTGCCTGGTGGAACGAGGCAACCCGGCCGATGCCGAGCGGTTTCTGCCGTTGTTGAAGCGGCATATCGAGCGGTATGGACGCCCGCCCCGGCAGAGCACGGCGGATGGCGGCTTTGCTTCGCAGGCGAACCTGGCGGGAGCCAAGGCAGCAGACGTCAAGGATGTGGTCTTTGCCAAGAAGCGCGGTCTGTCGATCGTGGACATGGCCAAGAGCACGTGGGTTTATCGGCGGTTGCGCAATTTTCGAGCCGGGATCGAGGCGAACATTTCGACGTTGAAACGAAGCTATGGGCTGAAGCGTTGCAACTGGTCGGGTTGGGAAGGCTTCAAGGCATATATCTGGAGTGCGATTGTTGCCTACAACCTCACGGTGCTGGCCCGTATTCAGCTGGCCACGGCCTGA
- a CDS encoding restriction endonuclease subunit S: MSAVPVGFKQTEVGLIPVDWKRVQLTTVAQLESGHTPSRRNPKYWNGSIPWVSLHDTDALDDREIHSTQQSVTQEGIDNSSARILPRGTVVFSRTATVGKTTVLGCNMATSQDFAN, translated from the coding sequence ATGAGCGCGGTTCCAGTGGGGTTCAAGCAGACTGAGGTTGGACTGATTCCAGTGGATTGGAAAAGGGTACAGCTAACAACGGTGGCGCAGTTAGAGAGCGGTCACACACCGAGTCGTCGCAATCCGAAGTATTGGAACGGGTCGATTCCGTGGGTTTCGTTACACGATACGGATGCACTGGATGATCGCGAAATTCATTCAACCCAGCAAAGTGTCACGCAGGAAGGCATTGACAACTCTTCTGCGCGAATTCTACCAAGAGGTACTGTAGTTTTTTCGCGAACCGCAACGGTCGGAAAGACGACAGTGCTTGGCTGCAATATGGCTACCAGTCAGGACTTTGCTAACTAG